GTAGAAGTAGAGACGAAGCTACAACTTCGACCAGCGCATCAGATATTCCTTCGTAGACGTGCGATTTTTACTCGTTATTTATATGTCGGAATAATAATGCCACGCAGGATCACATTCTGAGCGAACATAAACACTACCATAGTCGGAATGGCTGCGATTACCAGGGAAGCCATTACCATCGGCATCGTATGTTTTTGTTGGAATTCATAGATGAAGACCATAAGTGTCCACATCTTGGGGTCCTGACAGACCAGGAATGCGTGCATAAAGGCTCCATATGCCGCTCCGAACGCACCAAGCGCAATGACAGCCAGTATGGGTTTGCAAAGCGGCAGGGTAATGCTCCAGAACATACGCATTTCCCCCGCTCCATCTATCAAACCGGCTTCATACACTTCGGGGGGCAGGCTGTCAAAGAACCCCTTGAGCAGGAAGATACCATATCCATTGGCAAGTCCCGGCAGCACAAGTGCCCAGTATGAGTTCATCAGACTTGCGGATATGTTGAAATGGAGGGCGGACGCGACATGTGGCAGCACCCAACCCGCAAGCACTCCTGTGACAACCAGTGCAAGCGTTGCGCTCAGCATCAACGGCATTTTGGAGCCGAACTTCTTTTGGAACAAAATAAACCCTAGTGTACAGGCTGCTACCACAAGCAATCCACCGAGAGGGAAGCTTTTTACCATCAGGAAACTTGGGATCATCAGCACTTCCGCTGGGAATGCCATCGTGGCAAGCAGAAATACCAATATATGATAAGTCTCCTTAAGCCTGAAGCGCGACATTGCATATGCTGCAAGTGGGTTCACGGTGAGCGTTGTGCCTATGGTGAGCAAGATATAGATCACTGTGACCCAGAGAGCATGACCGTGAAGCGCGATATAGTTGATGACGGTGGCGAAGTTATAAACCATATACTGCCGCCGGATTGAGTCTTTATGCGACAGGAAATAATCATAATGCAGGACAGCATATGGTATTCTGACGGTTTCAAATGAAGAATAGCTGGTGCCGTATGCTTGGTTTACATCCTCTATATTAGCGTATTTGTGCTTCAAGTATTGCCGCCAACTGTCTTCGGGTCTCATCAGCGATATCGCGCCCAGAGGGCAATTGGTTTGTATGAATCGG
The DNA window shown above is from bacterium and carries:
- a CDS encoding carbohydrate ABC transporter permease — its product is MSLVSVVGRKSLKVRLMFLAMYLLLMVGAVTMVYPFLLMVCMATSGKSDSVEFNPIPAYWTNDSILFKKYIFDAAPIESLSVWFDKDNWFTVRDIQASDFGQLQKVPASHRKAAASDARDFIANVCPAEFKQPLFLDTTVSDSPFALQAVYFKWLKTKYHTVSAANKAYTDTAQTWEDFGIPTQSDHRKPDGSNRSKDWRKFIETRSPECTALFDADTVLYKFLSTANIPTTLKSIPRDANGHPILSKITYDDLITGKLGPDIKHDFLTQSAWAKYIRLDMAKATPAWKAYLAQNNKPISTRLTDTEPITETDAALWNRFIQTNCPLGAISLMRPEDSWRQYLKHKYANIEDVNQAYGTSYSSFETVRIPYAVLHYDYFLSHKDSIRRQYMVYNFATVINYIALHGHALWVTVIYILLTIGTTLTVNPLAAYAMSRFRLKETYHILVFLLATMAFPAEVLMIPSFLMVKSFPLGGLLVVAACTLGFILFQKKFGSKMPLMLSATLALVVTGVLAGWVLPHVASALHFNISASLMNSYWALVLPGLANGYGIFLLKGFFDSLPPEVYEAGLIDGAGEMRMFWSITLPLCKPILAVIALGAFGAAYGAFMHAFLVCQDPKMWTLMVFIYEFQQKHTMPMVMASLVIAAIPTMVVFMFAQNVILRGIIIPTYK